From the Musa acuminata AAA Group cultivar baxijiao chromosome BXJ1-2, Cavendish_Baxijiao_AAA, whole genome shotgun sequence genome, one window contains:
- the LOC135605640 gene encoding TNF receptor-associated factor homolog 1b-like, whose product MTGTITEDYGMSLRSSATEGMLSEQRCPSSDSITEWRSCEQVENGTPSTSPPYWDTDDDDDGRSKTFELYGRFTWKIEKFSTINKRELRSNAFEVGGYKWYILIYPQGCDVCNHLSLFLCVANHDKLLPGWSHFAQFTIAVVNKDPKKSKYSDTLHRFWKKEHDWGWKKFMELSKVYDGFIVADTLVIKAQVQVIREKADRPFRCLDCQYRRELVRVYLSNVEKVCRHFLEERIGKLSKFVEDKVRWSGFRAFWFGMDLNSRWRMSRDRTDAILKAVVKHFFIEKEVTSTLVMDSLYSGLKALEFQSKNMKGRARLVDLEELPSPMILVDKDLFVLADDVILLIERVVSDSLPHQPLPSKDDKCPQNRTKDGSSGDEFNKDSIERDEKRLMELGRRTIEIFVLAHIFSSRIEVSYQEAVALKRQEELIREEEAAGQVEHELKSKRGAAEKEKRAKKKQAKQKHNSRKGKDKVKDVRCNQAQERLQQETPLEERTSDSFSSGQVELIIEKIDAREDVSETGDDVAEVLQPDLDDRDTSPTNWDTDTSEIHLITEASGSDVQNGQTEKRSQSVMDDSSSTCSTDSVPSAFMSGPYKGNILPNNNGAQSSPNRRKNHWSRETNNRISLTHGGQIPPETTSVDGHSHDATGSKASQPELEATGFSFKNEIQHLGKNLARKEEVSSLQKKSTSKDQVDAESQSSSSGLGKKPLSTIQQPKHSSVVTTSTTAITAAITTVEPASSKEATSSSTSQTEKILVLASGSAPVSSSSQSEAQKQNMPLKINTSHQDNAISRPSSAPLVPAPRPPASIASTVQAVPLLSRSVSAAGRLGTDPSPSAPSYILQSYRNAIIGKTMRARRSDIIDETTSSGQSVSCSQSPSVCLSSASMLPPQALVRKDQTSVRPGLTFGCLKPEVVHSHHPRIDDSYHESSSSSQRIGSSLVDNMQKLDIDNNLWKEQYPAEIASRITPYQDQGTVAEEFPHLDIINDLLDDEQNIERAARGPQHGFNRQYSLPSNLFAAEFGSLGGSGRFDHSDQYYEEGFLGGYGTSANPLQGLRDGALQQMDLSSYSNNHSQLDGLMRNHWPYGNTDPSMLRLGDGDANTYPYQFRVYRARGGNRYLYHPANGP is encoded by the exons GTACATTTTGATCTACCCACAGGGTTGTGATGTCTGCAATCATCTTTCATTATTTCTTTGTGTTGCTAATCATGACAAACTTCTCCCAG GATGGAGTCATTTTGCGCAGTTTACAATAGCTGTAGTCAACAAAGACCCAAAGAAATCAAAGTACTCTG ATACATTACATAGGTTttggaaaaaggagcatgattgggGTTGGAAAAAGTTCATGGAGTTATCTAAAGTGTATGATGGCTTTATTGTTGCTGACACTCTTGTTATTAAAGCCCAAGTCCAAGTTATCAG GGAGAAGGCAGACCGCCCTTTTCGTTGTCTTGATTGCCAATACAGGAGGGAACTGGTCCGAGTATATTTGTCAAATGTAGAGAAGGTTTGCCGGCATTTTCTAGAAGAGAGAATAGGCAAGCTTAGCAAGTTTGTTGAGGATAAAGTGAGGTGGTCTGG TTTTCGTGCCTTTTGGTTCGGAATGGATCTAAATTCTAGGTGGCGCATGTCAAGAGACAGAACAGATGCTATACTGAAAGCAGTTGTTAAACATTTTTTCATAGAGAAAGAAGTCACATCTACTTTGGTTATGGATTCTCTATACAGTGGGCTAAAGGCTCTTGAATTTCAGAGCAAGAACATGAAAGGAAGAGCTAGATTAGTGGATTTGGAAGAATTACCATCTCCTATGATCCTAGTTGATAAAGATTTGTTTGTATTGGCTGATGATGTAATTCTTCTGATTGAAAGAGTGGTATCAGACTCCTTGCCTCATCAGCCTTTGCCTTCGAAAGATGACAAGTGTCCACAGAATCGTACCAAG GATGGAAGCTCTGGGGATGAGTTTAATAAGGACTCCATTGAGCGTGATGAAAAGCGACTTATGGAGCTGGGTCGTAGGACAATTGAAATTTTTGTCCTAGCTCACATATTCAG CAGTAGAATTGAAGTTTCCTACCAGGAGGCTGTTGCTCTAAAGAGGCAAGAGGAGCTTATTCGGGAGGAGGAAGCTGCTGGCCAGGTTGAACATGAGCTTAAGTCAAAGCGTGGTGCTGCTGAAAAGGAAAAACGTGCAAAGAAAAAACAG GCTAAACAGAAGCATAATAGTCGCAAGGGTAAAGACAAAGTAAAGGACGTGAGGTGTAATCAAGCACAGGAGAGGCTCCAACAAGAAACTCCTTTGGAAGAGCGAACTTCAGATAGCTTCTCCTCTGGGCAGGTAGAATTGATTATTGAAAAGATTGATGCACGAGAAGATGTGTCTGAGACTGGAGAtgatgttgctgaggtgcttcaaCCTGATTTAGATGACAGAGATACCAGTCCTACTAATTGGGACACAGATACATCAGAAATTCATCTGATCACTGAAGCTAGTGGCAGCGATGTGCAAAATGGACAAACTGAAAAGAGGAGTCAATCTGTTATGGATGATAGCTCCTCAACGTGCTCAACCGACTCAGTTCCTTCTGCTTTCATGAGTGGACCATATAAAGGAAACATTTTACCAAACAACAATGGTGCACAGTCTTCTCCAAACAG AAGAAAAAATCATTGGAGTAGAGAAACAAACAACCGCATAAGTTTAACTCATGGTGGGCAAATTCCACCTGAAACTACTTCTGTTGATGGCCATTCACATGATGCTACTGGCAGCAAGGCTTCCCAACCTGAATTGGAGGCCACTGGATTCTCCTTCAAGAATGAGATACAGCATCTTGGCAAAAATTTAGCCAGGAAG GAGGAAGTTTCTTCTCTACAAAAGAAATCAACATCCAAAGATCAGGTTGATGCGGAGAGTCAATCCTCTTCATCTGGCCTCGGTAAAAAGCCACTCAGCACTATTCAGCAGCCAAAGCATTCCTCAGTTGTCACCACCTCCACCACTGCCATCACGGCTGCTATCACCACAGTGGAGCCAGCTTCTTCTAAAGAGGCAACATCGAGTAGCACATCTCAAACCGAAAAGATTCTTGTTCTTGCATCAGGATCAGCACCAGTTTCGTCCAGTTCCCAGTCTGAAGCTCAGAAGCAGAACATGCCATTAAAGATTAATACTTCTCATCAAGACAATGCAATATCACGGCCTTCCAGTGCTCCTCTTGTCCCGGCACCAAGGCCACCTGCTTCCATCGCTTCCACAGTTCAAGCAGTACCTCTCCTTTCACGCTCTGTTAGTGCAGCTGGTCGATTGGGAACTGATCCATCACCATCTGCCCCAAGTTATATTCTGCAGTCATACAGGAATGCGATAATCGGTAAAACTATGCGTGCAAGGAGGTCTGATATTATTGATGAGACTACTTCCTCAGGCCAAAGTGTTTCATGCTCACAGTCTCCATCGGTATGCCTATCATCTGCCTCTATGCTTCCGCCTCAGGCCCTTGTAAGGAAGGACCAGACATCAGTTCGACCTGGCTTGACCTTTGGTTGCCTCAAGCCGGAAGTAGTCCATAGCCATCATCCGCGGATAGATGACAGCTACCATGAATCCAGCAGCAGCAGTCAGAGGATTGGTTCATCTCTTGTGGATAACATGCAGAAGCTTGACATTGATAATAATTTGTGGAAAGAACAATATCCAGCTGAGATTGCTTCCAGGATTACTCCGTATCAGGACCAAGGTACGGTGGCAGAGGAGTTTCCTCACCTCGACATTATCAATGACTTGCTCGATGATGAACAAAACATTGAACGGGCAGCTAGAGGTCCACAACATGGCTTCAATAGGCAGTATTCTTTGCCAAGTAATTTGTTTGCTGCTGAGTTTGGATCATTAGGTGGCTCTGGCCGGTTTGACCATTCAGATCAGTACTATGAAGAGGGTTTCCTTGGGGGCTACGGCACTTCCGCTAACCCCCTTCAAGGGCTGAGGGATGGAGCTCTCCAGCAGATGGATCTTTCATCATATTCTAATAACCATAGCCAGCTTGATGGATTGATGCGGAACCATTGGCCTTATGGGAACACTGATCCATCCATGCTCAGATTGGGGGACGGGGATGCTAATACGTACCCTTACCAGTTCCGAGTCTATCGTGCAAGAGGTGGAAACAGATACTTGTATCATCCTGCTAATGGGCCTTGA